A genomic region of Methanothermobacter sp. CaT2 contains the following coding sequences:
- a CDS encoding type II secretion system F family protein, translating to MRWDVTSMNTTGTRTVSWTAYSEAYIMVSIRDIFDKLGGITLTSTKKVGEGVQKPVQKMGEIKPKAPPIGRPGGLLKRSSEKPKPGFLSRRGSARVISRMKMTPEEIEVFKGLIEADKRLEERGEDSATRASFERASLEELLKEEEKEKLDPKLIMILGGGSGAVLLVVMVLLGFGIEIGLAMMLAVLFMAIIIIFLPNLQRGKRSSEASRELPFALRQMATELKSGLGLHDSMRSVAMSGYGALSEEFARTLEEIKYGETTENALIEMSNRIESDGLKRAVYQITRTLNSGGDLSKTLNVIADDIAYEMRMKLKDYSQKLNSFTMIYMFLAILGPVIFLVMLLAAATVMGSVLPPIAIIMIYLFLFPMLVGFMAFMIKRLEPKL from the coding sequence ATGAGGTGGGACGTTACATCCATGAATACTACAGGGACCCGGACGGTGTCCTGGACAGCATACTCTGAGGCGTATATAATGGTCTCCATCAGGGATATATTTGACAAACTTGGCGGCATAACACTCACATCCACAAAGAAGGTGGGTGAGGGTGTCCAGAAGCCGGTTCAGAAGATGGGTGAAATAAAGCCGAAGGCACCCCCCATTGGAAGGCCGGGAGGACTTCTGAAGAGGAGTTCAGAGAAACCAAAGCCAGGATTTCTCTCAAGGAGGGGCTCCGCCCGCGTCATAAGCCGCATGAAAATGACTCCTGAGGAGATAGAGGTCTTCAAGGGACTCATAGAAGCAGATAAGAGGCTGGAGGAGAGGGGTGAGGACAGTGCGACTCGTGCCAGCTTTGAGAGGGCGTCCCTTGAGGAACTCCTGAAGGAGGAGGAGAAGGAAAAGCTTGACCCTAAACTCATAATGATCCTTGGAGGTGGATCAGGAGCGGTCCTCCTGGTGGTGATGGTCCTCCTTGGATTTGGAATTGAGATAGGCCTTGCAATGATGCTTGCTGTTCTTTTCATGGCGATAATTATAATCTTCCTCCCGAACCTCCAGAGGGGTAAACGTTCAAGTGAGGCTTCAAGGGAACTTCCCTTCGCCCTCCGTCAGATGGCAACCGAGCTCAAATCCGGTCTCGGGCTCCATGACAGTATGAGATCAGTCGCGATGTCAGGCTACGGGGCACTCTCTGAGGAGTTTGCAAGGACCCTTGAGGAGATCAAGTATGGTGAGACAACAGAGAATGCACTCATTGAGATGAGCAACCGCATAGAATCTGATGGGCTTAAGAGGGCGGTTTACCAGATCACAAGGACCCTCAACAGTGGTGGGGACCTATCAAAGACCCTGAATGTTATAGCCGATGATATTGCCTATGAAATGAGGATGAAGCTCAAGGACTATTCACAGAAGCTTAATTCATTCACAATGATATACATGTTCCTGGCGATTCTCGGCCCTGTGATATTCCTCGTCATGCTTCTTGCAGCCGCCACGGTCATGGGTTCAGTTCTACCACCCATAGCCATAATAATGATATACCTGTTCCTCTTCCCCATGCTCGTGGGGTTCATGGCCTTCATGATCAAAAGACTTGAGCCAAAGCTCTAG
- a CDS encoding ATP-binding cassette domain-containing protein translates to MIELRDLSYSYPDGTPALRGINMKVERGERVAVIGPNGAGKSTLFLHLNGILKPAAGEVIIDGERVDYSKDELIKIRQKVGIVFQNPDDQLFSPTVREDVAFGPMNLGLPEDEVEERVAESLEKVGMSGYENRAPHHLSGGEKKRVAIAGILAMKPEIMVLDEPTTGLDPETADGIIRILLELSREGITVMISSHDVEIISQFAERVFVLNSGELIAEGTPREIFRDAELIRRASLRLPRTADLLNRLRMAGFEVDVKLTVEETYHELLHLLGGDAYHRLLHFLGEEKQHRLIHLLGEKKYHELLHALKEQ, encoded by the coding sequence ATGATCGAGCTCAGGGATTTAAGCTACAGCTACCCGGACGGCACACCCGCCCTCAGGGGTATAAACATGAAGGTGGAGAGGGGTGAAAGGGTTGCTGTTATAGGGCCCAACGGGGCAGGCAAATCAACACTTTTTCTGCACCTAAACGGCATACTGAAACCAGCTGCCGGTGAGGTCATAATTGATGGTGAAAGGGTAGACTACAGCAAGGATGAACTGATCAAGATCCGACAGAAGGTCGGAATAGTCTTTCAGAACCCTGATGACCAGCTATTCTCGCCAACAGTCAGGGAGGATGTTGCCTTTGGACCCATGAATCTCGGCCTTCCTGAGGATGAGGTTGAGGAGAGGGTGGCTGAATCACTGGAAAAGGTTGGTATGAGCGGCTATGAGAACCGGGCACCACACCACCTGAGCGGAGGGGAAAAGAAGAGGGTGGCCATCGCCGGTATACTTGCAATGAAGCCTGAGATCATGGTACTTGACGAGCCAACGACCGGTCTGGACCCGGAGACAGCCGATGGTATAATCAGGATACTCCTTGAACTGAGCAGGGAGGGCATAACGGTCATGATATCCTCCCATGACGTTGAAATAATAAGCCAGTTTGCAGAGAGGGTCTTTGTCCTTAACAGTGGCGAACTCATTGCAGAGGGCACCCCCCGGGAGATATTCAGGGATGCTGAACTAATCAGGAGGGCCAGTTTAAGGCTTCCAAGGACAGCTGATCTGCTGAACCGTCTCAGGATGGCTGGTTTCGAAGTTGATGTGAAGCTGACTGTGGAGGAAACCTACCATGAACTCCTCCACCTCCTGGGTGGAGATGCATACCACAGACTGCTCCATTTTCTGGGTGAAGAGAAACAGCACAGACTCATCCACCTCCTTGGAGAGAAGAAATACCATGAACTCCTCCACGCCCTGAAGGAACAGTGA
- the cbiQ gene encoding cobalt ECF transporter T component CbiQ, whose translation MEDLINIERESLKESSIHRLDGRIKLIITFIIIAFAVSASSVVTLILMEAYLLLLILLSNVSPSYALKRIILILPFGGFIALFQPFIRPGTVIWTGPLGMDVTLEGLIFGALLLGKVTVSVTAVILLSSTTSMQELVGSARRIGVPSDFAMLLNLTVRYLFFFYDELERIRNAQKTRCFDIWNKRTSYSWRLRKVGETIAMMFLRAYEQGERVYLSMLSRGYSQDSQMYTARSTLGRWDVLFAAANIFILALLHILQVGYW comes from the coding sequence ATGGAAGACCTCATAAACATCGAAAGGGAGAGCCTCAAGGAGAGCTCAATCCACAGGCTTGATGGGCGTATCAAACTCATAATAACCTTCATAATTATAGCCTTCGCTGTTTCAGCCAGCAGCGTGGTTACACTGATCTTGATGGAGGCCTATCTCCTCCTGCTTATACTCCTATCAAATGTATCACCATCATACGCCCTTAAGCGTATAATCCTTATACTCCCCTTCGGAGGTTTCATTGCACTCTTCCAGCCCTTCATACGGCCAGGGACTGTTATCTGGACCGGCCCCCTGGGTATGGATGTGACACTGGAGGGGCTGATCTTCGGTGCCCTGCTCCTAGGGAAGGTAACCGTGAGCGTGACAGCGGTGATCCTTCTATCATCAACAACATCAATGCAGGAACTGGTTGGTTCAGCAAGGAGAATCGGTGTCCCCTCAGACTTTGCAATGCTGCTCAACCTCACAGTAAGGTACCTGTTCTTCTTCTATGATGAACTTGAGAGGATAAGGAACGCACAGAAGACCCGCTGCTTTGATATATGGAATAAAAGGACATCCTATAGCTGGAGGCTCAGGAAGGTGGGTGAGACCATTGCAATGATGTTCCTGAGAGCATATGAGCAGGGGGAAAGGGTGTACCTCAGCATGCTGAGCCGTGGGTACAGCCAGGACAGTCAGATGTACACTGCAAGAAGCACCCTTGGCAGGTGGGATGTCCTCTTTGCAGCCGCAAACATCTTTATACTCGCGCTGCTCCATATACTCCAGGTCGGCTACTGGTGA
- a CDS encoding PDGLE domain-containing protein has protein sequence MNARDKKFMTAGIIIALIIAVLAPFLASPNPDGLESTAEKVMPNPETEPVLESPLPDYTLPALGDSPFGGVVSMVIGTILVLAIAYGVGAVFRGREAAGEEGGEE, from the coding sequence ATGAATGCCCGAGACAAAAAATTCATGACTGCCGGCATAATAATTGCCCTCATAATAGCTGTGCTGGCACCGTTCCTTGCCTCACCAAACCCGGACGGCCTTGAGAGCACCGCCGAGAAGGTGATGCCAAACCCTGAAACAGAACCCGTCCTCGAGTCACCGCTACCAGACTACACCCTCCCGGCGCTGGGTGACAGTCCCTTTGGCGGTGTAGTTTCAATGGTAATCGGTACGATCCTGGTACTGGCCATAGCCTACGGTGTTGGCGCAGTTTTCAGGGGCAGGGAAGCTGCAGGTGAAGAGGGAGGAGAGGAGTGA